AGCTCGGCCACTTCGCCGGGTTCGATCAGGCGCTTGATGGCGGCATTCTTGAGCATGACCTGCTCGATCACCTCCTGCTCCTGCATGCCGTGCAACTTCGCCTGATCGGCGATCTGGTTGTCGACCAGCGGGGTCTTCACATAGGCGGGGCAGATGGCATTGGCGGTAATCCCCTGGCTCCCCCCTTCCAGCGCCGCGGTCTTGGTCAGGCCGATCATGCCATGCTTGGCACTGATATAGGCCGACTTGCCCGGCGAGGCCACCTGAGCGTGCACCGAGGCGATGTTGACGATGCGCCCCCAGCCATTCTCGCGCATGGAGGGCCAGACCGCCTGGCTCAGCAGGAAGGGAGCGGTCAGCATCAGGTCGATGATCTGGCGCCACTTCGCCTCGGGAAACTCCTCAATGGGCGAGACATGCTGGATGCCGGCATTGTTGACCAGGATATCGACGCGCCCGAAGCGCTTGACCGCATCGGCAACGGCGGCCTTGCAGGCTTCCCCGTCCGTGAGATCGGCCTGAAAGAAACTGGCACCGGCCTCCTCCGCCACTTCACGGCCAGCGGGGTTGAAGTCCACCGCCAGCACCTGGTGGCCGAGGCGACAGAAGTGACGCACCACCGCCTCGCCGATACCACTGCTGGTACCGGTGACGAGGGCGACGCGGGGGGTGACGGGCGCTGACATTGGCGACTCCTTGCTGATGCATGCTGATGTAGATTGTCGAAATACACAGAGCCAACAGCATAAGGGGGTATCGGCGTAGCGTCACCCTTCGCGAGGAGAACCCTCGCCGGGCTCCTGGGCGGGGACCATCACCCGCTCCATCAACTGCTGGGCAAGGCGGCTGGCATCCTGTCGCGTGGCGACATCGGCGAGATCATCCAGCAGCACCAGGCGCCAGCAGCCGAGCGACTCCCCCAGCGCCACGGCCTCCATGGGGTAGCGCCCCGAAGGCAGCGACAGCGTGCAGCGCTCACCGCAGGGGGGCACGGGCTCGGCCTCGTCGGCGGGCAGCATCACCAGCCACAGCGATACCGGTGTGACCAGGGCACCCACCAGTTGCTCGCCGTGCCCGGGCAGGCGACAGCACTGGAAACAGAGCGCATCGGCGGCCAGCCGTGGATTGAAATGGGGCAGCGACTTGGCCTCGCGCAGGTGGCTGGCGGTCCAGGCCTCGCCAAGCCGCCGCAGGCGCTGATACTGCTCCGGAGTCAGGGCATGCATGAGTCTCTCCATGATGTCGGGCGGCGCCAGTATAGGCGCCGCGAGCCGCCGGGCCCAGTAGCCATAGCGGCTGCCAATCGCCCGGCTCGCCAGGGCCTATTGGCCAGGACGCCCGCTATCACGGACAATACGACGCCATCATCATTCCAGCCAGCGCCCCCGGCGCCAAGGAGAGCCCATGTTCGTCACCATCTATGGCCGCCCAGGCTGCCCCTTCTGCGTCTTCGCCAAGGACCTTGCCCAGCGCCTCGAGACCGCCGGGGCCATCGAGGGCTATCGCTATCTCGATATGTATGCCGAGGGGCTGACCAAGGCCGACCTGACCCAGAAGGTCGGCCAGACCGTGCACACCGTGCCCCAGGTGTTCCTGGATGCCACACCCATCGGCGGCTTCTCGGAGTTCGATCAGTACGTGCGTGAACGGGCTCTCCTGGCCGTCGCCCAGCCCCATTGACCCTGCCCCACGTTCGGCAGCGTGGTCCGGGCGTTGAAAGCCCTCCTGCCATCGATGCCTATACTTCCCGCCAGTCACGACGACAAGGGAAGCATGTTCGATGCAGAGGGAAGAGTTCATTCAGCAGCTATGGCTGGATTTTATCCACCAGCATCCGGAGATCGCCGGGCTACGGCTCTGGCCGCTGGATGCCCCGGTGGAATACCTGGCCCTGCTGACCCTCAATCACCGCCAGCATGGCATGGATGCCCTGCTGCCATCGCTTGCGCACTTCGGCTACAGCATCCGGCACTGCCATGCCATGGCCGACCGCGGGCT
The Halomonas sp. H10-9-1 DNA segment above includes these coding regions:
- a CDS encoding 3-hydroxybutyrate dehydrogenase gives rise to the protein MSAPVTPRVALVTGTSSGIGEAVVRHFCRLGHQVLAVDFNPAGREVAEEAGASFFQADLTDGEACKAAVADAVKRFGRVDILVNNAGIQHVSPIEEFPEAKWRQIIDLMLTAPFLLSQAVWPSMRENGWGRIVNIASVHAQVASPGKSAYISAKHGMIGLTKTAALEGGSQGITANAICPAYVKTPLVDNQIADQAKLHGMQEQEVIEQVMLKNAAIKRLIEPGEVAELVAYLASDAAGAVTGASWNIDLGWTAQ
- the hybE gene encoding [NiFe]-hydrogenase assembly chaperone HybE, whose protein sequence is MHALTPEQYQRLRRLGEAWTASHLREAKSLPHFNPRLAADALCFQCCRLPGHGEQLVGALVTPVSLWLVMLPADEAEPVPPCGERCTLSLPSGRYPMEAVALGESLGCWRLVLLDDLADVATRQDASRLAQQLMERVMVPAQEPGEGSPREG
- a CDS encoding GrxA family glutaredoxin, with product MFVTIYGRPGCPFCVFAKDLAQRLETAGAIEGYRYLDMYAEGLTKADLTQKVGQTVHTVPQVFLDATPIGGFSEFDQYVRERALLAVAQPH